A single window of Deltaproteobacteria bacterium DNA harbors:
- a CDS encoding 5-(carboxyamino)imidazole ribonucleotide synthase, protein MKFESKTLGILGGGQLGRMSALAAAKLGVRVHIYCPEEDSPAGQVAAKTFIGAYDNKSMLRAFAESVDVVSYEFENIPIETVRYIQKFKPVHPDGELLEIAQNRITEKKFLNDIGIPTTRWAPVRSAGEIDRAVREMGLGKAILKTTRLGYDGKGQLVHSAGDDSKTSWKRLRSKELILEEAVDFVSEISVIVARDKRGRTALYGPVMNEHKNHILSQSTVPASISGRMEARAKEEALLLAAEVDLLGVLALEMFVTKDGRILANEIAPRTHNSGHWTIDACAVSQFEQHVRTVCGLPVGSPERHSDAVMVNLLGSDVRKMTKWYGMKDSCVHLYGKSEVRAGRKMGHVTILKPLSAAREENPRPSVKSGAKA, encoded by the coding sequence ATGAAATTTGAATCGAAAACACTTGGCATACTCGGCGGCGGCCAGCTCGGTCGTATGAGCGCCCTGGCGGCCGCCAAACTCGGCGTCAGGGTTCATATCTACTGCCCCGAGGAAGACAGCCCCGCCGGGCAGGTAGCCGCGAAAACGTTTATAGGCGCTTACGACAACAAAAGCATGCTGAGGGCGTTTGCGGAGAGCGTGGATGTGGTTTCATACGAGTTCGAGAACATCCCGATTGAAACAGTCCGCTATATCCAGAAATTCAAGCCCGTTCATCCCGACGGCGAGCTGCTGGAGATTGCGCAGAACCGAATCACAGAGAAAAAATTCCTGAACGATATAGGTATCCCGACGACCCGCTGGGCTCCCGTGCGGAGCGCAGGGGAAATCGACCGCGCAGTCCGCGAAATGGGGCTTGGCAAAGCTATTCTGAAGACCACACGTCTCGGGTATGACGGCAAGGGGCAGCTTGTCCACAGCGCCGGAGACGACTCGAAAACGAGCTGGAAGAGGCTCAGGTCAAAGGAGCTGATTCTCGAAGAAGCCGTCGATTTTGTCTCCGAAATATCGGTTATAGTGGCCCGGGACAAACGGGGGCGGACCGCTCTTTACGGCCCGGTCATGAACGAGCATAAAAATCACATCCTGTCTCAGAGCACCGTGCCCGCTTCAATTTCAGGACGTATGGAGGCCCGCGCGAAGGAAGAGGCGCTTTTGCTGGCGGCGGAAGTGGATCTTCTGGGAGTGCTCGCACTTGAGATGTTCGTAACGAAGGACGGCCGTATTCTGGCAAACGAGATCGCGCCCCGCACGCATAATTCCGGCCACTGGACCATAGACGCCTGCGCCGTCTCGCAGTTCGAGCAGCACGTGCGCACCGTATGCGGCCTTCCCGTAGGCTCGCCGGAGCGCCATTCGGACGCGGTGATGGTGAACCTGCTCGGAAGCGACGTCAGGAAAATGACGAAGTGGTACGGCATGAAGGATTCCTGCGTCCACCTCTACGGCAAATCGGAGGTTCGCGCGGGGCGGAAGATGGGTCACGTGACTATCCTTAAACCGCTCTCCGCGGCCCGCGAAGAAAACCCCCGCCCTAGCGTTAAATCAGGAGCTAAGGCGTAA
- the purE gene encoding 5-(carboxyamino)imidazole ribonucleotide mutase, translated as MTRSTHKPSVGIIMGSQSDWETMKHAAGILDDLKIPYESKIVSAHRTPERLYEYAKTARERGLRVIIAGAGGAAHLPGMVASITALPVLGVPVESRALKGLDSLLSIAQMPAGIPVGTLAIGTAGAKNAALLAASILSTADEKVAARLEKFRKKQTAGIAVKPDKKAPRPRGKKTG; from the coding sequence ATGACTCGTTCAACACATAAGCCTTCTGTCGGCATCATCATGGGCTCCCAGTCCGATTGGGAAACAATGAAGCATGCCGCCGGGATACTGGATGATCTCAAAATTCCCTATGAAAGTAAAATCGTGTCGGCTCACCGCACGCCGGAGCGCCTCTATGAGTACGCAAAAACGGCCCGTGAGCGCGGACTGAGGGTTATTATCGCGGGTGCCGGGGGCGCTGCGCACCTTCCCGGTATGGTCGCCAGCATTACCGCCCTGCCCGTGCTCGGCGTGCCTGTGGAGAGCAGGGCTCTTAAAGGTCTTGACAGCCTTCTGTCTATCGCGCAGATGCCTGCGGGCATTCCCGTCGGCACGCTGGCAATAGGTACGGCGGGGGCAAAGAACGCCGCCCTGCTCGCCGCCTCTATCCTCTCGACAGCGGATGAAAAGGTCGCTGCGAGACTGGAGAAATTCCGAAAGAAACAAACAGCGGGAATTGCCGTCAAACCCGATAAAAAGGCCCCGCGTCCTCGCGGCAAAAAAACCGGATGA
- a CDS encoding plastocyanin/azurin family copper-binding protein, with protein MHFKAAYFKTAIVLVIAVLIYSSLVPARTVEPESREHVVEISNLRFIPKEIVVAPGDTIIWVNRDFVPHTVTANDESWDSGLIEAEGRWETVIKADMQEGYFCRYHPSMTAKLFIIRRQ; from the coding sequence ATGCATTTTAAAGCAGCTTATTTCAAGACTGCAATTGTTCTCGTAATTGCGGTCCTCATATATAGTTCATTAGTTCCTGCGCGGACCGTAGAACCCGAAAGCAGAGAGCACGTAGTCGAGATAAGCAATCTCAGATTTATCCCCAAGGAGATTGTCGTAGCTCCCGGTGATACGATCATATGGGTAAACCGCGACTTCGTTCCACACACCGTTACCGCAAATGATGAAAGCTGGGATTCAGGGTTAATCGAGGCAGAAGGACGTTGGGAAACAGTTATTAAGGCGGATATGCAAGAAGGCTATTTTTGCCGTTATCATCCATCCATGACGGCTAAGCTCTTTATCATAAGGCGGCAATAG
- a CDS encoding DUF4142 domain-containing protein has product MSKTTILRPAITGILTIAVLFTALSVTMLKADEDPSPADLNDLEIAHVAYTADNIDIRYAHLALAKSKNPVVIEFAETMIRDHTGVNEQALALLNKLNLQPQDNFLSQQLNQQADQTIKEMSALSGEEFDKRYAENELAYHQAVNALVGDVFAPNIENAEMKELFGQALIIFKSHEQHAQKMVDAVNKKN; this is encoded by the coding sequence ATGAGCAAAACAACTATTTTGAGGCCGGCTATTACCGGCATTTTGACCATAGCTGTGTTATTCACAGCCCTTTCAGTCACGATGCTGAAAGCGGATGAGGATCCGTCGCCTGCAGACCTGAATGATCTGGAGATAGCGCACGTAGCCTACACGGCGGACAACATAGATATACGCTATGCGCATTTGGCGCTCGCCAAGTCCAAAAACCCCGTTGTTATTGAATTCGCAGAAACAATGATCCGGGATCACACAGGCGTAAACGAGCAAGCTCTGGCTCTTCTCAACAAATTAAACCTCCAGCCTCAGGATAATTTTCTTAGCCAGCAACTTAATCAACAGGCGGATCAGACTATAAAAGAAATGAGCGCCCTCAGCGGGGAGGAATTTGATAAACGCTATGCCGAAAACGAACTCGCCTACCATCAGGCCGTCAACGCCTTAGTAGGGGACGTTTTCGCCCCCAACATTGAGAACGCCGAAATGAAGGAGCTCTTTGGACAGGCTCTCATAATCTTTAAAAGCCATGAACAGCACGCCCAGAAGATGGTAGACGCCGTCAACAAAAAAAATTGA
- a CDS encoding acetoacetate decarboxylase family protein, with amino-acid sequence MGLQANEYSYPWLAEGEVPPLPLDRDRIHIISQGVADPVFDYDIIPLTYTESRWMAYCIRADINNMKAVVPTPIEVQDDVIEFWYVIHRNTMLGPYMEMGVTFSATVDSGDGQIYKAGYYPYMYLSNDSPIFAGKEPFGFPKKAAYIAAFEHGANNNYFNMLMERRGYILHTANGRYSDKPLSVRPTFYGKTDWGRMNYRITTHPDVTKSTHEVTYLPSELPPGFGTGHRFMLNPESIRTATGDDIRSWYLSGTPFDYMGGQIPATEVVGLISFTFNLIIPPAKTIWTNVVQRDPDKDFGALLYSTPFKYTMRHRFMVPQYSQG; translated from the coding sequence ATGGGTTTACAAGCAAATGAATATAGCTATCCTTGGCTGGCAGAAGGAGAAGTTCCGCCACTACCATTGGATAGAGACAGAATCCACATCATATCCCAAGGTGTGGCAGACCCTGTTTTTGACTATGATATTATTCCGCTCACATATACGGAAAGCCGCTGGATGGCTTACTGTATTCGTGCGGATATAAACAACATGAAAGCAGTCGTACCAACACCAATCGAAGTTCAGGACGATGTTATTGAGTTTTGGTACGTTATCCACAGAAATACGATGCTTGGACCATACATGGAAATGGGCGTAACCTTCTCCGCTACAGTAGACTCCGGAGACGGCCAGATCTACAAAGCTGGATACTATCCATACATGTATCTTTCCAACGACTCCCCGATTTTTGCCGGAAAGGAGCCTTTCGGATTCCCTAAAAAGGCTGCTTACATCGCGGCATTTGAGCATGGAGCAAACAACAACTACTTTAATATGCTCATGGAGCGCCGTGGATATATTCTCCACACCGCTAACGGCCGCTACTCCGACAAGCCTCTTTCCGTAAGACCTACGTTTTACGGTAAGACTGACTGGGGTCGTATGAACTATCGTATTACCACGCACCCGGACGTAACAAAAAGTACCCACGAGGTTACTTATCTTCCGTCCGAGCTGCCGCCCGGATTCGGTACCGGACACCGTTTCATGCTGAACCCTGAGAGCATCAGAACCGCCACAGGTGATGATATTCGCTCCTGGTATCTCAGCGGAACACCGTTCGACTACATGGGTGGTCAGATTCCGGCTACAGAGGTTGTAGGGCTTATCAGCTTTACCTTCAACCTTATAATTCCGCCGGCTAAAACCATTTGGACCAATGTGGTGCAAAGAGATCCGGACAAAGACTTTGGCGCGCTCCTCTACTCCACACCGTTCAAGTACACGATGCGCCATCGCTTCATGGTACCTCAGTACTCACAGGGTTAA